In Spirosoma aureum, a single genomic region encodes these proteins:
- a CDS encoding ABC-F family ATP-binding cassette domain-containing protein yields MSIVAKSLSYIHPDGGVLFQRINVSILTGEKAALVGNNGAGKSTFLQLIAGRILPAEGEIICSGKPYYVPQHVGQFDDYSVAKALGIQEKRNALRAILDGDVSSQNFTVLNDDWEIEERVTTALAYWHLQHLDLFQTMNSLSGGEKTKVFLAGIGIHSPSIILLDEPSNHLDSESRDLLYEFIIKSRETILVVSHDRTLLNLLDKTLELSKSGIEVYGGNYAFYKDQKDGKLNALHNQLDEQAKTLKQAQQKARDVAEQRQKKEVRGKAQGQKQSLPRIVAGGLQRKAEQSTAKLKDVQTEKINGIADNVKQIRSQIQENQALKLDLRKSDLHKGKLLIDARAINFSYSDQYLWQSPLTFQVRSGDRIRIAGNNGSGKTTLLKLMTGNLQPSVGVLFRADFHHAYIDQDYSIIDNQLSVIEQAQKFNTRPLLEHDLKMMLHQHQFPRESWDRKCAGLSGGEKMKLVLCCLEIGNNTPDLLILDEPTNNLDVLSQEILTTAVKSFNGSVLVISHDQYFIDEILVESTISLN; encoded by the coding sequence ATGAGTATTGTAGCTAAGTCACTTTCCTATATACATCCCGATGGAGGGGTGCTGTTTCAACGCATAAACGTATCCATTCTTACTGGCGAAAAAGCGGCTTTGGTAGGAAATAATGGCGCAGGCAAATCAACTTTTCTGCAATTAATTGCAGGTCGTATTCTACCAGCCGAAGGCGAAATTATTTGTTCGGGAAAACCCTATTACGTACCCCAACATGTAGGTCAATTCGATGATTATTCCGTAGCAAAAGCATTAGGAATACAGGAGAAGCGGAACGCCTTACGGGCCATTCTCGACGGGGATGTATCTTCCCAAAACTTTACAGTTTTGAATGATGACTGGGAGATTGAAGAACGTGTGACTACCGCACTGGCCTATTGGCATTTACAGCATCTGGACCTTTTTCAAACCATGAATTCATTGAGCGGAGGAGAGAAAACAAAGGTTTTTCTGGCGGGAATAGGCATTCATTCTCCTTCCATCATCCTTCTTGATGAACCCTCCAATCATTTGGATTCAGAAAGCCGTGATTTACTCTATGAGTTCATTATCAAGAGTAGAGAAACCATTCTGGTGGTTAGCCATGACCGTACATTGTTAAATCTGCTGGACAAGACGCTGGAATTGAGTAAAAGTGGCATTGAGGTCTATGGCGGAAATTATGCGTTCTATAAAGACCAGAAAGATGGTAAATTAAATGCGCTGCACAATCAACTGGACGAGCAGGCGAAGACTCTGAAACAAGCCCAGCAGAAAGCCAGGGATGTTGCGGAACAACGTCAGAAGAAGGAAGTCCGGGGAAAGGCGCAAGGCCAAAAACAATCGTTGCCCCGCATTGTTGCCGGTGGACTTCAACGCAAAGCAGAGCAAAGTACCGCCAAATTGAAAGATGTTCAAACCGAGAAAATAAATGGCATTGCGGATAACGTTAAACAAATCAGGTCCCAAATTCAGGAAAATCAGGCTTTAAAGCTCGATCTTCGAAAATCCGATCTACACAAAGGAAAGCTGTTGATCGATGCCAGGGCCATAAATTTCTCCTATAGCGACCAATACCTCTGGCAGTCTCCTTTGACCTTTCAGGTTCGTTCTGGCGACCGAATAAGGATAGCGGGCAATAATGGTTCCGGCAAGACAACGCTCCTGAAACTAATGACGGGTAATTTACAGCCGTCGGTCGGAGTACTTTTTAGGGCTGATTTCCACCATGCCTACATAGATCAGGACTATTCGATCATCGACAACCAGCTTTCGGTTATTGAGCAGGCCCAAAAATTCAATACCCGACCGCTGCTGGAGCATGACCTGAAAATGATGTTGCACCAGCATCAATTTCCCAGGGAGAGCTGGGACAGGAAATGCGCTGGACTCAGTGGAGGTGAAAAGATGAAACTGGTGCTTTGCTGCCTGGAAATCGGCAATAATACGCCCGACCTACTCATTCTGGATGAACCTACCAATAATCTGGATGTGCTTAGTCAGGAAATACTGACAACGGCGGTAAAGAGTTTTAACGGTTCTGTACTGGTCATTTCACATGACCAGTATTTTATTGATGAGATTCTGGTAGAATCAACGATCAGCCTGAATTAA
- a CDS encoding Dabb family protein: MFVHTVFFWLKHPENGDDHNALRAGLESLKAVQEISAAYIGTPAETRRPVIDHSYDFTLTFVFTDKAAHDAYQVHPIHEAFVAKCSHLWGRVQVYDGVS, translated from the coding sequence ATGTTCGTTCATACTGTTTTCTTCTGGCTTAAACATCCCGAAAACGGGGATGACCACAATGCTCTCCGGGCTGGTCTGGAATCACTGAAAGCCGTACAGGAAATTTCGGCTGCCTACATCGGTACGCCCGCCGAAACCCGCCGACCTGTCATTGATCACTCCTACGACTTCACACTAACGTTTGTCTTTACCGACAAAGCGGCCCATGATGCGTATCAGGTACATCCAATTCACGAGGCATTTGTAGCCAAGTGTTCTCACCTGTGGGGGCGGGTTCAGGTATATGATGGCGTAAGTTAA
- a CDS encoding murein hydrolase activator EnvC family protein, with the protein MQSKAFSMPVPFQLSLGLLVSLCLLAIPGMAQLTQRNRQALEKEKKQNLEKMGQIRTILNQTASEKQVGLGQLKALNQQINAQSQQINLLNKDLKLTESEIAELRQASNTLKRDLNKLKAEYGSMVYAADKRRQQVNPMGFLFASDNFNQLVARYRYLRQYSDARQSQVRQMNNVQTMLQGKQQATQRKRKEQQGTLVTKVQESKKLENLKDEKNQVVKALSVKEVELRAELDESRRAVGRLESMITRLIAREAKERAEREARERAERERIARLEAARKAAERKRAEEAIAAAEKAGEKPAPADVAKAETPAEPAPAPAKPDERRNNNLNDEESALASSFTASRSRLPWPVTKGFISDHFGRKPHPVLKGIYVENQGVDIQTNAGEGVRSVYDGVVQDVANMPGMNNVVAIQHGDYFTVYAKLRSVSVRVGQRVKARESIGTVATDKNGVSEMQFQIWKEFTKLNPESWLQPH; encoded by the coding sequence ATGCAATCTAAAGCTTTTTCGATGCCTGTTCCTTTCCAACTGAGCCTTGGCTTACTGGTAAGCCTTTGTTTGTTGGCAATACCTGGAATGGCACAGCTAACCCAACGGAATCGGCAGGCATTGGAAAAAGAGAAGAAGCAAAACCTGGAGAAAATGGGGCAGATTCGCACCATTCTCAATCAGACCGCTTCCGAAAAACAGGTAGGTCTGGGGCAGCTCAAAGCCCTTAATCAGCAAATTAACGCGCAGTCGCAGCAAATCAACCTCCTCAATAAAGACCTTAAACTGACCGAATCCGAGATTGCCGAACTTCGCCAGGCCAGCAATACGCTCAAACGCGACCTGAACAAATTAAAGGCCGAATATGGCTCGATGGTGTACGCAGCGGATAAACGCCGTCAACAGGTTAATCCGATGGGTTTTCTGTTTGCGTCCGATAACTTCAATCAGTTAGTTGCCCGTTATCGTTACCTCCGTCAATATTCTGATGCCCGGCAAAGTCAGGTTCGGCAGATGAACAATGTCCAGACAATGTTGCAGGGCAAGCAACAGGCCACTCAGCGTAAGCGCAAAGAACAACAGGGAACACTGGTAACAAAAGTGCAGGAAAGTAAAAAGCTGGAAAACCTGAAAGATGAAAAAAATCAGGTTGTCAAAGCGCTGAGTGTTAAAGAAGTTGAACTTCGTGCTGAGCTGGACGAAAGTCGCCGGGCTGTAGGTCGACTGGAATCCATGATTACCCGGCTGATTGCGCGGGAAGCGAAAGAACGGGCAGAGCGGGAAGCTCGCGAGCGTGCCGAACGCGAACGCATAGCCCGACTCGAAGCGGCCCGTAAAGCCGCCGAACGGAAACGAGCCGAAGAAGCAATCGCGGCTGCCGAAAAAGCGGGCGAAAAACCGGCCCCCGCCGATGTAGCCAAAGCAGAGACCCCAGCCGAGCCCGCACCGGCTCCTGCCAAACCAGACGAACGCCGTAACAATAACCTCAACGATGAAGAGTCGGCACTGGCTTCTTCCTTTACAGCCTCCCGGTCAAGGCTCCCCTGGCCTGTTACAAAAGGCTTTATTTCTGACCACTTTGGGCGAAAGCCTCACCCCGTCTTAAAAGGCATTTATGTTGAAAATCAGGGCGTTGATATTCAGACGAATGCTGGAGAAGGCGTTCGGTCTGTCTACGACGGTGTGGTACAGGATGTGGCCAATATGCCAGGGATGAATAACGTCGTGGCTATACAGCATGGCGACTACTTTACGGTTTATGCCAAGTTGCGCAGTGTTTCCGTACGGGTTGGGCAACGGGTAAAAGCCCGCGAATCGATCGGTACCGTTGCGACCGATAAAAACGGGGTTTCTGAAATGCAATTCCAGATCTGGAAAGAATTTACCAAACTCAATCCAGAGTCGTGGCTCCAGCCTCATTAA
- a CDS encoding DUF5522 domain-containing protein, with amino-acid sequence MSSQPEKKKIAGLDNTDYYYTPEGFVVFTAAYHLKRGYCCRNGCRHCPYGFKKKE; translated from the coding sequence ATGTCATCGCAGCCCGAGAAGAAAAAAATTGCAGGTTTAGACAACACTGATTATTACTATACACCCGAAGGTTTTGTTGTCTTTACGGCCGCCTATCATCTCAAACGAGGTTATTGTTGCCGGAATGGTTGCCGGCATTGCCCGTATGGATTCAAAAAAAAGGAGTAA
- the panB gene encoding 3-methyl-2-oxobutanoate hydroxymethyltransferase: MSVHNPDIKRVTTHTIQELKNKGEKISALTAYDYSMARVVDTAGVELILVGDSASNVMAGHETTLPITLDQMIYHASSVVRGVKRALVVVDLPFGSYQGNSSEALRSAIRIMKESGAHAVKMEGGQEIRESIVRILSAGVPVMGHLGLTPQSIYKFGTYAVRAKEEAEAQKLIDDARMLEDIGCFGVVLEKIPASLTKTVSKSLTIPTIGIGAGPDADGQILVLHDLLGINNEFKPRFLRRYADLHTIITKAIAHYVDDVKANDFPNEKEAY, from the coding sequence ATGTCTGTTCATAATCCCGATATCAAGCGCGTTACAACGCATACCATTCAGGAACTGAAAAATAAGGGGGAGAAAATCTCTGCCCTCACCGCCTACGATTATTCGATGGCGCGCGTCGTCGATACAGCTGGCGTTGAACTGATCTTAGTCGGTGATTCGGCTTCGAATGTAATGGCGGGTCATGAAACAACGTTGCCAATTACGCTCGATCAGATGATTTACCACGCCAGTTCGGTGGTACGAGGTGTTAAACGGGCATTGGTTGTGGTTGACCTTCCTTTCGGCTCCTACCAGGGTAACTCCTCCGAAGCACTGCGTTCGGCGATACGAATCATGAAAGAATCGGGCGCTCATGCCGTAAAAATGGAGGGTGGCCAGGAAATCCGGGAATCAATTGTCCGAATACTGAGTGCAGGCGTTCCGGTGATGGGCCATTTGGGGTTGACGCCCCAGTCTATTTATAAATTCGGCACTTACGCCGTCCGGGCAAAAGAAGAAGCAGAAGCGCAAAAACTCATCGACGATGCCCGTATGCTTGAGGACATTGGTTGTTTTGGCGTTGTACTGGAAAAAATCCCTGCTTCGCTGACCAAAACAGTCTCTAAAAGCCTTACGATTCCGACTATCGGTATTGGTGCTGGCCCAGATGCTGACGGTCAGATTCTTGTTCTCCACGATCTGCTGGGCATCAATAATGAGTTTAAGCCTCGTTTCTTACGCCGGTATGCTGATTTGCACACAATCATTACTAAGGCTATTGCCCATTATGTGGACGATGTAAAAGCCAACGACTTTCCGAACGAGAAAGAAGCTTATTGA
- a CDS encoding (2Fe-2S)-binding protein, which yields MQTTLLPPEVLPNEVSLPVKRLVTLTVNGEEKQLELAPWTTLLDALREYMNLTGTKKGCDHGQCGACTVLVDGKRINSCLTLAIMKEGSEITTIEGIASDGDGSSIQLHPLQAAFIEHDAYQCGYCTPGQICSAIGLINEGRVRTADDIRELMSGNICRCGAYPHIVDAISEVMQIDVKA from the coding sequence ATGCAGACGACACTCTTACCTCCTGAGGTACTTCCGAATGAGGTTTCGTTGCCAGTCAAACGATTGGTTACGTTAACCGTAAACGGCGAGGAAAAACAACTCGAATTAGCTCCCTGGACAACCTTACTCGACGCGCTACGAGAATACATGAACCTGACCGGCACCAAAAAAGGCTGCGATCATGGACAGTGTGGTGCCTGCACTGTGCTGGTTGATGGAAAGCGGATTAATTCGTGCCTGACGCTGGCGATCATGAAAGAAGGGTCCGAAATAACGACTATCGAAGGAATTGCCAGCGACGGCGACGGCTCTTCGATTCAATTACATCCGCTTCAGGCCGCTTTCATTGAGCATGATGCCTATCAATGCGGCTATTGCACGCCGGGCCAGATCTGTTCGGCCATAGGATTGATCAACGAAGGGCGAGTGCGCACTGCCGACGACATTCGGGAGTTGATGAGTGGTAATATATGCCGCTGCGGTGCATATCCCCACATTGTAGATGCGATTAGTGAAGTAATGCAAATCGATGTAAAGGCCTGA
- a CDS encoding DUF4292 domain-containing protein, which translates to MNKYLLIVLLLGVLVNSESCRRRHLSHSSGSQPTATVSTPTSLTTTTPDSSVADRPTPVRPVDSIATTPRPTRPGIEEARANVAEIDFRFLTAKSKISFKSPNQDIDNANINIRVRKDSLIWLSVSKLGIEAVRGLITRDSITIIDKIHKEYSVYDFPTLSKQFNFAMNFELLQALIVGNLPLPKRPAQKIKNERDYLLLRQSEGKVLVENYIGEQDRKLKKLMVTEQPTKNTLRLDYEDFTSLNNFLFPYTSLVTLDYQSRTDGQFYQTLLRIKHNKVELVDKTPGFPFTIPASYQRRP; encoded by the coding sequence ATGAATAAATACCTGTTAATTGTTCTTCTTCTGGGCGTGTTGGTAAACTCGGAAAGCTGTCGACGTCGGCATCTGTCTCATTCGAGCGGCTCTCAACCAACTGCCACCGTTTCAACACCAACCTCATTGACTACCACAACACCCGACTCGTCGGTGGCGGATCGTCCAACCCCAGTTCGACCGGTCGACTCGATAGCTACAACACCTCGCCCAACACGTCCAGGCATTGAAGAAGCACGGGCTAACGTGGCCGAGATCGACTTCCGCTTTCTGACCGCCAAATCAAAAATTTCATTCAAAAGCCCCAATCAGGATATTGATAACGCCAATATCAACATTCGGGTCCGCAAAGACAGCCTGATCTGGCTGTCAGTATCCAAATTAGGAATCGAAGCGGTGCGCGGACTAATTACCCGCGACTCGATCACCATAATCGATAAAATTCATAAAGAGTACTCTGTTTATGATTTTCCGACCCTAAGTAAGCAATTCAATTTCGCCATGAATTTCGAATTATTACAGGCGCTGATCGTTGGTAATTTACCGTTGCCCAAACGCCCGGCTCAGAAAATCAAAAACGAACGGGATTATTTACTGTTGCGCCAGAGCGAGGGTAAAGTTCTGGTCGAAAACTACATCGGTGAGCAGGATCGGAAACTAAAAAAACTAATGGTAACCGAACAGCCAACCAAAAACACCTTGCGGCTGGATTATGAAGATTTTACGTCGCTGAATAATTTTCTGTTTCCGTATACAAGCCTGGTAACGCTTGATTACCAATCGAGAACAGATGGTCAATTTTACCAGACATTGCTACGGATTAAACACAATAAAGTTGAACTGGTTGATAAAACTCCAGGATTTCCATTCACGATTCCAGCCAGTTATCAACGTCGGCCGTAA
- the rpmB gene encoding 50S ribosomal protein L28, which translates to MARVCQITGKRTRTGNNVSHANNKTKRKFFPNLQKKRFFVESTGEWVTLKVATSAIKTINKNGLEATLRKAYERGTLSV; encoded by the coding sequence ATGGCCAGAGTTTGTCAAATAACAGGAAAACGCACGCGTACGGGAAACAATGTTTCTCACGCCAACAATAAAACCAAGCGTAAATTTTTCCCGAACCTGCAAAAGAAGCGGTTCTTCGTCGAATCAACCGGCGAGTGGGTTACGCTGAAAGTGGCTACATCGGCCATTAAGACCATCAACAAAAACGGTCTGGAAGCAACGCTCCGCAAGGCATACGAGCGCGGTACGCTGTCGGTATAG
- the rocD gene encoding ornithine--oxo-acid transaminase, with translation METTTPISAADQAMQLEWHYGAHNYHPIPAVLTRGEGVFVWDVEEKRYFDFLSAYSAVSQGHCHPRIINAMIQQAQRLTLTSRAFYNDKTGLCEKFLCEYFGYDKALLMNSGAEGGETALKLTRKWAYKVKGIQQDQAKTVYAAGNFWGRTLAAISSSTDPSSTNDFGPLVPGYIIIPYNDLNALEDTFKSDPNIAGFMVEPIQGEAGVVVPDEGYLRGVRDLCTKYNVLFIADEVQTGIGRTGKRVACDHENVKPDLLVLGKALSGGTMPVSAVMTSDEVMLTIKPGEHGSTYGGNPLACAVTMEALQVVDDEKLAENAAAMGDIFRARMTALSQKTDLVKSVRGKGLLNAIVIAERPELGSETAWEICLKLKDNGLLTKPTHGDKIRFAPPLVINEDQMHEACDIIEKTALAF, from the coding sequence ATGGAAACGACAACACCGATTTCAGCCGCCGACCAGGCCATGCAACTGGAATGGCACTACGGTGCACATAATTACCATCCGATTCCGGCCGTATTGACGCGGGGCGAAGGGGTCTTTGTGTGGGATGTGGAGGAGAAGCGCTACTTTGATTTTCTGTCTGCTTATAGTGCGGTTAGTCAGGGCCATTGCCATCCACGTATCATTAATGCAATGATTCAGCAGGCGCAACGATTGACGCTTACATCGAGGGCATTTTATAATGATAAAACGGGTCTGTGCGAAAAATTCCTCTGCGAATATTTTGGCTATGATAAAGCGCTTCTCATGAATTCTGGCGCTGAAGGGGGAGAAACGGCTCTTAAGCTGACCCGAAAATGGGCTTATAAAGTGAAAGGTATCCAGCAGGATCAGGCTAAAACCGTCTACGCTGCCGGAAATTTCTGGGGGCGAACGCTGGCTGCCATTTCATCATCGACAGATCCGAGCAGTACAAACGACTTTGGTCCGTTGGTTCCCGGCTACATTATCATCCCCTATAACGACCTGAACGCACTGGAGGATACTTTTAAAAGCGACCCGAATATTGCCGGATTTATGGTTGAGCCCATTCAGGGCGAAGCCGGAGTCGTTGTGCCTGACGAAGGCTACCTGCGTGGTGTTCGCGATTTGTGCACGAAATATAATGTCCTGTTTATTGCCGATGAAGTCCAAACCGGAATCGGTCGTACCGGTAAACGAGTAGCCTGCGATCATGAAAACGTAAAGCCTGATCTGCTGGTATTGGGTAAAGCACTGTCGGGTGGCACAATGCCCGTATCGGCGGTAATGACGTCAGACGAGGTAATGCTGACGATTAAGCCCGGCGAACACGGCAGCACCTATGGAGGAAATCCGCTGGCGTGTGCTGTCACGATGGAAGCGCTTCAGGTTGTTGACGACGAGAAATTGGCGGAGAACGCAGCAGCGATGGGCGACATTTTCCGGGCTCGTATGACTGCGTTGAGTCAGAAAACGGATCTTGTAAAATCTGTTCGCGGGAAAGGATTACTCAATGCCATTGTCATTGCCGAACGGCCCGAGCTTGGCTCCGAAACGGCCTGGGAAATCTGTCTTAAACTAAAAGACAACGGTCTGTTGACCAAGCCGACTCACGGCGATAAAATCCGGTTTGCCCCTCCGCTCGTTATTAACGAAGACCAGATGCACGAAGCATGCGATATTATTGAAAAAACGGCGCTGGCATTTTAG
- a CDS encoding Ohr family peroxiredoxin has product METLYTATVSNVGGREGDVKSLDGILEMDIRRPVEMHGEGGKPNPEMLFAAAYSSCYNGALMGIAKRKKVILPEHAVEVSISLNKDGESMFLSGKIVVKAPGMDHDELQQLAETAHAVCPYSKAVKGNMDIKVEVLV; this is encoded by the coding sequence ATGGAAACGCTGTATACAGCCACCGTCAGCAATGTCGGTGGGCGCGAGGGAGATGTTAAATCGCTTGATGGGATTCTGGAAATGGATATCCGTCGGCCAGTTGAAATGCATGGAGAAGGCGGAAAACCTAACCCGGAAATGTTGTTTGCTGCGGCCTATAGCTCCTGTTACAACGGGGCACTAATGGGCATTGCCAAAAGGAAGAAAGTTATCCTGCCCGAACATGCCGTTGAGGTTAGTATCTCACTCAATAAAGACGGAGAGAGTATGTTTCTGTCGGGAAAGATCGTTGTGAAAGCACCCGGTATGGATCACGACGAACTTCAGCAACTGGCCGAAACGGCACACGCTGTTTGTCCCTACTCCAAGGCCGTAAAAGGTAATATGGATATAAAAGTGGAAGTGCTGGTGTAA
- a CDS encoding tetratricopeptide repeat protein: MNTSYRFLLNHRLIGLVGCLSMVLWLTVSPAVAQRKRIKADSTIAKPGSGSTTTVRMEEETLFAEGMRFMMTDEPAKAIAQFSKILQKYPNNAAAQYSTANALIKTGKTTEAIPYASKAYSLDKENKFYALLLAELYVKQKRYVEAEELYETLLKKGPENVEYGVELAAIYLFDEKPDKALDTYNKVERELGLNEEITRQKQRIYLKQNKIDKAVEEAEKLVASEPGDPDYLLEGAELLIANDRTDQAITWIDKALKLNSDLPQAHVLLADIYRKKGDMARVSKELNQVLSNPNLEAGLKARILSSYVGMTGENPTAQQDALSMAQNLAKTSPNDPKTQVMVADLLMQQGKKVEARDAYAKAARLDGSIYEVWGALLQLDGELNQVDSLLDHSQKALEVFPTQGLFWYSNGSANLYKRKYQEAVDALEESKKLLAATSNNELKKGIEAQLGDAYNGLGDHAKSDEAYEAVLKVDPLNDHVLNNYSYFLSLRKANLPRALQLAQKLVERNPTNATYLDTYAWVLYISKDYAKAKQYLEKAVADPAGVSGTIIEHYGDVLYQLGQPDKAAEQWKLAKTKGGGSPDLDKKIATGKL; the protein is encoded by the coding sequence ATGAATACATCATACAGATTTCTTCTTAATCATCGACTTATCGGGTTAGTTGGTTGCCTGAGTATGGTGCTATGGCTTACCGTATCACCTGCAGTAGCGCAACGTAAACGCATCAAAGCCGACTCGACCATTGCTAAACCGGGATCAGGTTCAACAACCACGGTTCGCATGGAAGAAGAAACGCTATTTGCTGAAGGAATGCGGTTTATGATGACCGATGAGCCGGCAAAAGCCATTGCTCAGTTTAGCAAAATTCTGCAGAAATATCCCAACAATGCAGCTGCCCAATACTCTACGGCGAATGCCCTGATAAAAACCGGCAAAACCACAGAAGCCATTCCTTATGCTTCCAAAGCCTATTCGCTGGATAAAGAAAATAAATTTTACGCGCTCTTGCTGGCAGAACTTTATGTCAAACAGAAACGCTATGTTGAAGCCGAAGAGCTTTACGAAACGCTGCTAAAAAAAGGCCCCGAAAATGTGGAATATGGGGTTGAACTGGCCGCGATTTACCTTTTTGACGAAAAACCGGATAAAGCACTCGATACCTATAACAAGGTAGAACGGGAGTTGGGACTGAATGAAGAAATTACGCGCCAGAAACAGCGAATCTATCTTAAACAGAATAAAATTGACAAAGCGGTTGAAGAGGCCGAGAAACTAGTTGCTTCAGAGCCAGGTGACCCTGATTATCTTCTCGAAGGAGCTGAACTACTGATTGCCAACGACCGCACTGACCAGGCCATCACCTGGATCGATAAAGCACTGAAACTTAATTCGGATCTACCTCAGGCACATGTTCTGCTGGCCGATATTTATCGAAAAAAGGGCGATATGGCCCGTGTTAGCAAAGAGCTGAATCAGGTTCTTTCCAATCCGAATCTGGAAGCAGGGCTGAAGGCACGGATTCTGTCGAGTTACGTTGGCATGACCGGAGAAAACCCTACGGCCCAGCAGGATGCGCTAAGTATGGCGCAGAATTTAGCCAAAACCTCGCCAAACGACCCCAAAACACAGGTGATGGTAGCTGATTTACTGATGCAGCAGGGCAAGAAAGTTGAAGCGCGTGACGCCTACGCCAAAGCGGCTCGTTTAGATGGCTCAATTTATGAGGTTTGGGGTGCCTTATTGCAATTAGATGGTGAATTGAATCAGGTAGATAGTTTGCTCGATCACTCGCAAAAAGCGCTCGAAGTGTTTCCGACACAGGGGCTTTTCTGGTATTCGAATGGATCGGCCAATCTCTATAAGCGGAAGTATCAGGAAGCTGTCGATGCGTTGGAAGAAAGTAAAAAATTGCTGGCTGCCACCTCGAACAACGAACTCAAGAAAGGCATCGAAGCTCAATTGGGTGATGCCTATAATGGCCTTGGTGATCACGCAAAATCCGACGAAGCCTACGAAGCCGTACTGAAAGTAGACCCGTTGAACGATCACGTTCTTAATAACTACAGCTACTTCCTGTCATTGCGGAAAGCAAATTTGCCGCGAGCTCTACAACTAGCGCAAAAGCTCGTCGAACGGAATCCAACCAATGCAACCTACCTGGATACCTACGCCTGGGTGCTCTATATTTCGAAAGATTATGCCAAGGCAAAGCAGTACCTGGAAAAAGCAGTGGCCGATCCGGCGGGTGTAAGCGGAACGATTATCGAACATTATGGCGATGTTCTCTATCAGCTTGGCCAACCCGACAAGGCGGCCGAGCAATGGAAACTTGCGAAAACAAAAGGTGGTGGCAGTCCCGACTTAGACAAGAAAATTGCCACCGGAAAGTTGTAA
- a CDS encoding RluA family pseudouridine synthase produces MKLNFEDLIVFENDDYILINKPPHVASLDERTVDRGGQSIVRMAKAYHADAQLGHRLDKETSGILAIAKNPEAYRHLAMQFEHREVTKRYHAVTNGVHDFDGISVYLPISPIKDGTAVRIDREKGKVAETIFNTLQAYRTTTLVECMPITGRMHQIRVHLMCLKAPIVNDPTYGGEPVFLSDVKRKFNLKQGTEEQPLIHRVALHAHSLTFSLLNGEEKTFIAPYPKDFGVLVKQLEKFS; encoded by the coding sequence ATGAAACTGAACTTTGAAGACCTCATCGTTTTCGAAAACGATGATTATATACTGATCAATAAACCACCTCACGTAGCCTCGCTCGACGAACGCACGGTTGACCGGGGTGGTCAAAGTATTGTGCGCATGGCAAAAGCCTACCATGCTGATGCACAACTCGGCCATCGGCTGGACAAGGAAACATCGGGAATTCTGGCCATCGCCAAAAATCCGGAGGCTTACCGGCATTTGGCGATGCAGTTTGAGCACCGTGAGGTTACGAAACGCTACCACGCCGTTACGAATGGTGTACACGATTTCGACGGCATTTCGGTCTATTTGCCCATTTCGCCCATCAAAGACGGAACGGCTGTCCGAATTGACCGGGAGAAAGGCAAGGTTGCTGAAACCATTTTCAATACGCTACAAGCCTATCGTACAACCACACTGGTCGAGTGTATGCCCATCACGGGACGAATGCACCAGATTCGGGTCCATCTGATGTGCCTGAAAGCGCCAATCGTCAATGACCCAACTTATGGAGGAGAACCCGTCTTTTTGTCGGATGTGAAGCGTAAGTTTAACCTTAAGCAGGGCACCGAAGAGCAACCGTTAATCCATCGGGTTGCACTCCACGCCCACTCGTTGACATTCAGCCTGTTGAATGGCGAAGAGAAGACATTTATAGCCCCCTATCCCAAGGATTTTGGCGTACTGGTGAAACAGTTGGAAAAATTTAGTTGA